Within Salarias fasciatus chromosome 15, fSalaFa1.1, whole genome shotgun sequence, the genomic segment tccactgaaagcagctgataccaaccagaacagagagaccaggaaccaggaagggAGCAGCTCCCACAAGTCCATGTCCCCAACCATGAAACATAGAGACAACAATGGCCTCGTGTCTCTTCCTGAACTCTCCTGTTCATATCATGCGAACATGTCCATCAGatcagaggctgtttggtcTCTACTGAAGATCTggatgatctgatggaggagaaacatcaacaacacactttcatcttcactttcagtgtcaaacacactcaacccttttatttcttttatttccaggaaCTTCTGCTCCAATCTGCCAACaaaagctgaaatgtggcctgaagaagaggttccagtgtgtgtttgaaggagtctctaaagcaggagagtccaccttcctgaaccagatctacacagagctccacatcacagagggagggactgcagaggtcaaccaggaacatgaggtcagacagattgaagcagcttccaggacagcagacagagcagagacaagcatcagaccaggagacatctttaaagactcacctggaagatctaaaccaatcagaagagtgctgacaaagggagtggctggcattgggaaaacagtcctgactcagaagttcactctggactgggctgaagacaaagacaaccaggacgtcgacttcacatttccattctccttcagagagctgaatgtgctgaaggagaagaagttcagcttggtgggacttgttcatcacttcttcactgaaaccaaagaagcaggacTCTGCAGTTTTGAAGACctccaggtggtcttcatcttggacggtctggatgagtgtcgactccctctggacttccagcacactgacttcctgactgaagttacagagtccagctcagtggatgttctgctgacaagcctcatcagggggaaactgcttccctctgctcgcctctggatcaccacccgacctgcagcagccaatcagatccctgctgactgtgtggacagggtgacagaggtccgagggttcaccgacccccagaaggaggagtacttcaggaggaggttcatagaggaggagcaggccagcaggatcatctcccacgtccagacctccaggagcctccatatcatgtgccacatcccggtcttctgctggatcactgctacagttctggaggaggtgttgaagagcagagagggaggagagctgcccaagaccctgacccagatgtacatccaccacctggtggtccaggccaaacTCAAGACggtcaagtatgatggaggagctgccacagatccaccctggagtccagagaacagggagatgatagagtctctgggaaaactggcttttgaggagctgcagaaaggaaacctgatcttctatgaacccgacctgacagagtgtggcatcgatctcacagcagcctcacagtactcaggaatgttgacCCAGGTCTTTAGAGAGGAGAGTggcctgtaccaggacaaggtgttctgcttcatccatctgagccttcaggagtttctggctgctcttcatgtccatcagaccttcatcacatctggaatcaacctgctggaagaacaACAGCAAACCTCCAAATGGTCAACTATTTGGATGCAGAAACCTAATCttcaccatctccatcagagagcagtggacgaggccttgaagagtccaaatggacacctggacttgttcctccgcttcctcctgggtctctcactgccgaccaatcagagtctccttcgaggtctgctgacacagacaggaagtagctcacagaccaataagaaaacagtccagtacatcaaggagaagctgagtgagagtctgtctgcagagagaagcatcaatctgttccactgtctgaatgaactgaatgatggttctctggtggaggagatccaacagtccctgagatcaggacgTCTCTTCACAGAtagactgtctcctgctcagtggtcagctctggtcttcatcttactgtcatcagaacaAGATCTGAaagagtttgacctgaagaaatactctgcttcagaggaggctcttctgaagctgctgccagtggtcaaagcctccaacaaagctctgtacgtggtTTTAGAACAAAtctgtagaactgagtccaggagaaacattgatctggttttcattgttggttcttctccaggctgagcagctgtggtctgtcagagagaagctgtggagctctgtcctcagttctcagctctcagtcctccagtctcacacatctggacctgagtaacaacgacctgcaggattcaggagtgaagctactgtcttctggactggagagtcctcgcTGTCacctggaagctctcaggtcaggatccagctgctgcttgatcatgtggaggatcttccttcttccttcttgacttgatgcagccatgtttgtgtctccagtctgtcagggtgtctggtctcagaggaaggctgtgcttctctggtctcagctgtgagctccaagtcctcccatctgagagagctggacctgagctacaaccatccaggagcctcaggagtggagaagctgtttgctgcagtggaggatccacagtgcagtctggacactctcaggtatggacacacagcaggagctcctcatggACACTGAGACTGTCCACAGAAGCGGTCCTCAACAGGTGgactgtggtccaggtctggaccCAGACGCCGTCCCATACAGACCCTCAGTGGTGGACAAAGTCCTCCGCTCCATGACTGGAGGGAAAGTTCTGATCCTCCTGGTCAAATATTAATGCAGTACTAGAGAAAGCTGTGAGGTCAGATAGTTTCAGTTAAAGTACTGGAGTACCTGCTTCTGGAAATACTTcagtaataaaatacattttcatgtgAATGTCCAACATTACTGCTTTGTTCCCACAATGAATGAACACAACCAAACCACTGGAACATCTCCTGAATGGACTGAGCTGCTGGTTGAAGCTGTGGAATAAAAACTGGTAGAATCTGCTGCCGGTCCTGAGAGATTCCTGCTGAAACTCACCTgaactgacaggaggacagttACTCTGCTCTGTTTACTCTGTTCTCTGTTGATTCACAACCAAACATAGAATTCAGACCCTGAAGATGAACTCCCACCAactccagcaggaagtcagaTGAGTTCCATCGTCAGGCTTTACAGCAGATCAGACAGTGGGAGAAATGCTGAGTTCAAAAgagtaaagaaataaagttaCTCAATCTGTCAGGattactgctgctggaaaaccttcTGTAACTGGTCAAGTATTGTAGTTAACCTGGTTTGTTGACTATCTAGTGAACTCACTGATGAATCCACACAGGACTGGCCCCAGGGGGACAAAGCAGAGGATCAGATCTCATTTCACTGACCTTGAcctcaaactgcagctcctcagagtccaggagGCTTCATCTGAAATCTGGATCTGGAAAGAAACAGATGTGGACTTGTCATCTCACCTCCACAGGCGTTCTCCGGCTGGACAGGGAGTTTTAGTAGGAGGTGATCAGGGATGGGAGGGCTGCTTCAAGCATGGAGTCTGGGACAATTACTatttacttttcaaaaaaatgtaatcagtaacttactcta encodes:
- the LOC115402250 gene encoding NLR family CARD domain-containing protein 3-like — encoded protein: MDQCEDREEGVHPSKRTLCGEHENQTTAQRSEPEVEPSCVSLRSDLSKDLPIYFRGHSIFMLLEDKMVAFMKEELKKMKKLLSPDYPASLESEREDEDEEQRSSRESLVRMTLDFLRRMKQEELAERLRSRTSAPICQQKLKCGLKKRFQCVFEGVSKAGESTFLNQIYTELHITEGGTAEVNQEHEVRQIEAASRTADRAETSIRPGDIFKDSPGRSKPIRRVLTKGVAGIGKTVLTQKFTLDWAEDKDNQDVDFTFPFSFRELNVLKEKKFSLVGLVHHFFTETKEAGLCSFEDLQVVFILDGLDECRLPLDFQHTDFLTEVTESSSVDVLLTSLIRGKLLPSARLWITTRPAAANQIPADCVDRVTEVRGFTDPQKEEYFRRRFIEEEQASRIISHVQTSRSLHIMCHIPVFCWITATVLEEVLKSREGGELPKTLTQMYIHHLVVQAKLKTVKYDGGAATDPPWSPENREMIESLGKLAFEELQKGNLIFYEPDLTECGIDLTAASQYSGMLTQVFREESGLYQDKVFCFIHLSLQEFLAALHVHQTFITSGINLLEEQQQTSKWSTIWMQKPNLHHLHQRAVDEALKSPNGHLDLFLRFLLGLSLPTNQSLLRGLLTQTGSSSQTNKKTVQYIKEKLSESLSAERSINLFHCLNELNDGSLVEEIQQSLRSGRLFTDRLSPAQWSALVFILLSSEQDLKEFDLKKYSASEEALLKLLPVVKASNKALLSSCGLSERSCGALSSVLSSQSSSLTHLDLSNNDLQDSGVKLLSSGLESPRCHLEALSLSGCLVSEEGCASLVSAVSSKSSHLRELDLSYNHPGASGVEKLFAAVEDPQCSLDTLRVDHGGEQWLKPGLRKYFSQLELDTNSMSRNLKLSNNNRKVTYVEEEQLYPDHPDRFDYCPQLLCRNDLSGRCYWEVEWSGKVYVSVSSRGIRRRGDSDECWFGGNDQSWNLYCSDEGYSVWHNNTRTSISSSSSSSSSGRVAVYVDCPAGSLSFFRVSSDSLIHLYTFNTTFSQPLYAGFTVWDSGSSVSLCPL